The following coding sequences lie in one Sulfurimonas hongkongensis genomic window:
- a CDS encoding bifunctional methionine sulfoxide reductase B/A protein, translating into MEQLSDEEKRVLIHKGTERPFSGKYTNEKSSGTYTCKICDTPLYKSNDKFDSNCGWPSFDDAIEGAVKRIPDADGRRVEIVCATCGAHLGHVFEGEGLTPKNTRHCVNSISIKLDKTPDAKDSSMSYAYFAGGCFWGVEYYLEKLDGVKEVHSGFMGGHVKNPGYYEVVAGNTGHLEAVEVVYDKSKISYEQIAKTFFEIHDPTQVDGQGPDIGSQYLSAVFVNNEDEKNTIRKLIAQLKANGFDVATKILNKQEFYKADESHQNYYKKKGSLPYCHGYKKRFKM; encoded by the coding sequence ATAGAGCAACTTAGTGATGAAGAGAAAAGAGTGCTGATTCATAAAGGCACAGAAAGACCATTTAGCGGTAAATATACAAATGAAAAATCAAGTGGTACATACACTTGTAAGATTTGCGATACACCACTTTACAAATCAAATGATAAGTTTGACTCAAACTGTGGCTGGCCTAGTTTTGATGATGCCATAGAAGGTGCGGTAAAGAGAATTCCTGATGCTGATGGAAGGCGTGTTGAGATAGTTTGTGCAACTTGTGGTGCTCATCTTGGACATGTTTTTGAAGGCGAAGGTTTAACTCCTAAAAACACTAGACACTGTGTAAACTCAATCTCTATAAAACTAGATAAAACTCCTGATGCAAAAGATAGCAGTATGAGTTATGCTTACTTTGCAGGTGGATGTTTTTGGGGAGTAGAGTACTACTTAGAAAAACTCGATGGTGTAAAAGAGGTTCACTCTGGTTTTATGGGTGGACATGTTAAAAACCCTGGTTATTATGAAGTTGTAGCAGGAAATACAGGGCATCTAGAAGCTGTTGAAGTTGTTTATGATAAAAGTAAAATTTCATATGAACAAATTGCAAAAACCTTTTTTGAGATTCACGACCCAACTCAAGTAGATGGACAAGGTCCAGATATAGGTTCACAATATTTATCGGCTGTTTTTGTAAATAACGAAGATGAAAAAAACACCATACGCAAACTTATAGCTCAGTTAAAAGCAAATGGTTTTGATGTAGCAACAAAGATATTAAACAAACAAGAGTTTTACAAAGCAGATGAGTCTCATCAAAACTACTACAAGAAAAAGGGTTCACTTCCATATTGTCATGGTTATAAAAAAAGATTTAAAATGTAG
- a CDS encoding ribonucleotide-diphosphate reductase subunit beta has translation MKRKNIYNPDSNENVNDRRVFGGDPTGIFELNNIKYQWAYNLWEVMLNNTWFPKEVDMTRDVNDYKNLTESEKTAYDKALSQLIFMDSLQTNNLIDNVNPYITSPEINLILVRQSFEEALHSQSYAVMVDSISTNSAEIYELWRRDMMLKSKNDAIAKVYLELAANPTEHNFVKACFANQILEGIYFYSGFTYIYTLARSGKMLGSAQMIRFIQRDEVTHLALFKNLINTLRKERADLFTPQLKAEVIEMFKEAVKLESDWGKYITQGQILGLTNDIVEQYIQFLADDRLASVGFDKLYNVSNPIKWVDDFAKFNDQKTNFFEGTVTNYSKGSLNFDDDF, from the coding sequence ATGAAAAGAAAAAATATTTATAATCCAGATTCGAACGAAAATGTAAACGATAGAAGAGTATTTGGTGGAGATCCAACGGGTATTTTTGAGCTAAACAACATTAAATATCAGTGGGCATATAATCTTTGGGAAGTGATGTTAAACAACACTTGGTTTCCAAAAGAAGTAGATATGACTCGCGATGTAAATGACTATAAAAATCTAACAGAAAGTGAAAAGACAGCTTATGATAAAGCACTCTCGCAACTTATATTTATGGATTCACTTCAAACTAACAATCTTATAGACAATGTTAACCCTTATATTACATCCCCAGAGATAAATCTTATACTTGTCCGCCAATCTTTTGAAGAGGCTCTTCACTCACAATCTTATGCGGTTATGGTTGATAGCATCTCAACTAATTCTGCTGAGATTTATGAACTATGGCGTCGTGATATGATGCTAAAGAGTAAAAATGACGCTATTGCAAAAGTTTATCTTGAACTCGCTGCAAATCCAACTGAACACAACTTTGTAAAAGCGTGTTTTGCTAACCAAATCTTAGAGGGCATCTACTTTTATAGTGGTTTTACATATATCTATACACTAGCGCGCTCAGGCAAGATGCTAGGAAGTGCACAGATGATAAGATTTATCCAAAGAGATGAAGTGACTCACTTAGCTCTTTTTAAAAACCTTATAAATACTCTTAGAAAAGAGAGAGCAGATCTCTTTACTCCTCAGCTAAAAGCAGAAGTTATAGAGATGTTCAAAGAAGCAGTTAAACTAGAGAGTGACTGGGGAAAATACATAACTCAAGGTCAGATTTTAGGACTAACAAACGACATAGTTGAGCAGTATATCCAGTTCTTAGCAGATGATAGACTTGCATCTGTAGGTTTTGATAAACTTTATAATGTAAGTAACCCTATAAAATGGGTAGATGACTTTGCAAAGTTTAATGACCAAAAAACTAACTTTTTTGAGGGAACTGTAACGAACTACTCAAAAGGTAGTCTTAATTTTGATGACGATTTTTAA
- a CDS encoding carboxymuconolactone decarboxylase family protein → MAHINLPEFEDMTPAIQDKAKPILEKTGQLGEIFKLLAIDEKVYFATDTMIQKYLLDETHLSYDIKESIALLISVENGCKMCVDVHKGIARMLGLSEQRIEEVLNGVDAIDTSDAEKELLNFCIRASRKDSYKVLKEEIDVLKDMGYSDVQIIEAVAITGYFNYINTLSNVFGLGQ, encoded by the coding sequence ATGGCACATATCAATTTACCAGAGTTTGAAGATATGACTCCTGCAATTCAAGATAAAGCTAAGCCTATACTTGAAAAAACAGGACAACTTGGCGAGATATTTAAACTTTTAGCGATTGATGAGAAAGTATATTTTGCAACTGATACAATGATTCAAAAGTATCTTTTAGATGAGACACATTTATCTTATGATATAAAAGAGTCCATAGCACTTCTGATTTCGGTAGAAAATGGCTGTAAGATGTGTGTTGATGTACATAAGGGTATAGCTAGGATGCTAGGACTCTCAGAACAAAGAATAGAAGAGGTTCTTAATGGTGTAGATGCAATTGATACGAGTGATGCCGAAAAAGAACTTTTAAATTTTTGTATTAGAGCTTCTAGAAAAGACAGTTATAAGGTATTAAAAGAAGAGATAGATGTGTTAAAAGACATGGGTTATAGTGATGTACAGATAATCGAAGCCGTGGCAATTACGGGTTACTTTAACTACATAAACACTCTTTCAAATGTTTTTGGGTTGGGTCAATAA